The Vulpes vulpes isolate BD-2025 chromosome 8, VulVul3, whole genome shotgun sequence genome has a window encoding:
- the FLG gene encoding filaggrin has product MSTLLENIIAIIDLFHDYSTTDKETDTLSSEELKELLEMEFRPILKNPDDPDTADIFMHILDIDHDKKIDFSEFFLMVFKLAQAYYDLTRRQNPQASEQNQKKYAYHTQDEEDDREEDEVEEEKEERIQSSNQAGRNERKGKKTISKSLKGRRGKEHEQTPDSSRHAGSHDTKGANFGHSDSGSHHYQPSTQTHRSRQSPSRQGKSSSEFRSVKNWESRINQDSDSEGHTEESERQYGSGPGNQGESAHGHAGNNYRHSESHGGQRKNHGHSESTHTQSDSGTRRRQGSTQGNSTHTSRQSDSPNRENSSWEKTDSFHRHSKSSRRGRQENNQRQPGDGFTHSETGHRKQYSGLRAGTQRGSSTEHTSDNEGHVVDTNTDFEKHQRNSGLTSGKEQRPEQNEVADRSRQPQLHHKKTIKKRQSKSTERDSVSTTTERQGRHHQQSQDSARHSRAGRGSGNSKHRESSVSQASDSEGQSLDSETQSGSVQERPRSSQRRQRGSSAHGSSEHSASYFYQRAPQEHFDSAHRQSQSSTRGRQGPRHDQAHDSSRHSGSREGQAADFGHSESGSRHQQSSTRAQGSRPSQSGQGQSSSEFRPVSNRGSSISQDSDSEGHTEDSERQYGSGSGNQQGSARGHAGDSARHSESQQRQRSNHGQSQSGHGQSDTGTGRRQGSSHGHSLDTSRLPGSHRAGSPSRGHADSVHGRSRSSTGGRRETQHEQSTDRSGRSGSEHGQWSSGPRTSRHQESSLSEGHSEDSGREFSTTRGDSGSGSRNQRGSTHGQSTDRSTQGGSRQGQTGTHRQSDPAHRDSGSSTRERQGSHHERSGDRARHAGSRQGQQATRGQPDSAHRDSGSSTRERQGSRHEQSGDRARHAGSRQGQQATRGQPDSAHRDSGSSTRERQGSRHEQSGDRARHAGSRQGQQATGGQPDSAHLESDLSTIDRQGRHHEQSQDSARHSRAGRGSGNSKHRESSVSQASDSEGQSLDSETQSGSVQERPRSSQRRQRGSSAHGSSEHSASYFYQRAPQEHFDSAHRQSQSSTRGRQGPRHDQAHDSSRHSGSREGQAADFGHSESGSRHQQSSTRAQGSRPSQSGQGQSSSEFRPVSNRGSSISQDSDSEGHTEDSERQYGSGSGNQQGSARGHAGDSARHSESQQRQRSNHGQSQSGHGQSDTGTGRRQGSSHGHSLDTSRLPGSHRAGSPSRGHADSVHGRSRSSTGGRRETQHEQSTDRSGRSGSEHGQWSSGPRTSRHQESSLSEGHSEDSGREFSTTRGDSGSGSRNQRGSTHGQSTDRSTQGGSRQGQTGTHRQSDPAHRDSGSSTRERQGSHHERSGDRARHAGSRQGQQATRGQPDSAHRDSGSSTRERQGSRHEQSGDRARHAGSRQGQQATRGQPDSAHRDSGSSTRERQGSRHEQSGDRARHTGSRQGQQATGGQPDSAHLESDLSTIDRQGRHHEQSQDSARHSRAGRGSGNSKHRESSVSQASDSEGQSLDSETQSGSVQERPRSSQRRQRGSSAHGSSEHSASYFYQRAPQEHFDSAHRQSQSSTRGRQGPRHDQAHDSSRHSGSREGQAADFGHSESGSRHQQSSTRAQGSRPSQSGQGQSSSEFRPVSNRGSSISQDSDSEGHTEDSERQYGSGSGNQQGSARGHAGDSARHSESQQRQRSNHGQSQSGHGQSDTGTGRRQGSSHGHSLDTSRLPGSHRAGSPSRGHADSVHGRSRSSTGGRRETQHEQSTDRSGRSGSEHGQWSSGPRTSRHQESSLSEGHSEDSGREFSTTRGDSGSGSRNQRGSTHGQSTDRSTQGGSRQGQTGTHRQSDPAHRDSGSSTRERQGSHHERSGDRARHAGSRQGQQATRGKPDSAHRGSGSSTRERQGSRHEQSGDRARHAGSRQGQQATRGQPDSAHRDSGSSTRERQGSRHEQSGDRARHTGLRQGQQATGGQPDSAHLESDLSTIDRQGRHHEQSQDSARHSRAGRGSGNSKHRESSVSQASDSEGQSLDSETQSGSVQERPRSSQRRQRGSSAHGSSEHSASYFYQRAPQEHFDSAHRQSQSSTRGRQGPRHDQAHDSSRHSGSREGQAADFGHSESGSRHQQSSTRAQGSRPSQSGQGQSSSEFRPVSNRGSSISQDSDSEGHTEDSERQYGSGSGNQQGSARGHAGDSARHSESQQRQRSNHGQSQSGHGQSDTGTGRRQGSSHGHSLDTSRLPGSHRAGSPSRGHADSVHGRSRSSTGGRRETQHEQSTDRSGRSDSEHGQWSSGPRTSRHQESSLSEGHSEDSGREFSTTRGDSGSGSRNQRGSTHGQSTDRSTQGGSRQGQTGTHRQSDPAHRDSGSSTRERQGSHHEQSGDRARHAGSRQGQQATRGQPDSAHRDSGSSTRERQGSRHEQSGDRARHAGSRQGQQATRGQPDSAHRDSGSSTRERQGSRHEQSGDRARHAGSRQGQQATRGQPDSAHLESDLSTIDRQGRHHEQSQDSARHSGAGRGSGNSKHQESSISQASDSEGQSLDSETQSGSVQERSRSSQRRQRGSSAHGSSEHSASYFYQRAPQEHFDSAHRQSQSSTRGRQGPRHDQAHDSSRHSGSREGQAADFGHSESGSRHQQSSTRAQGSRPSQSGQGQSSSEFRPVSNRGSSISQDSDSEGHTEDSERQYGSGSGNQQGSARGHAGDSARHSESQQRQRSNHGQSQSGHGQSDTGTGRTQGSSHGHSLDTSRHPGCLQGQKENPGPSVSVFVQPQNGSRSHDSNHVEFKDFCEY; this is encoded by the exons ATGTCTACTCTCCTGGAAAATATCATTGCCATTATTGACCTATTCCATGACTACTCAacaacagataaggaaactgatacACTAAGCAGCGAAGAACTGAAGGAGCTCCTGGAAATGGAGTTTCGGCCAATCCTGAAG AATCCAGATGACCCAGACACTGCTGACATCTTCATGCATATTCTTGATATAGACCATGACAAGAAAATAGACTTCTCAGAGTTTTTTCTGATGGTATTCAAGTTGGCTCAAGCATATTATGATTTGACGAGGAGACAGAACCCCCAAGCATcagagcaaaaccaaaaaaaatatgcATACCACACACAAGATGAAGAAGATGACAGAGAGGAAGAcgaagtagaggaagaaaaagaagaaagaattcaaagtTCCAATCaagcaggaagaaatgaaagaaaaggtaaGAAGACAATATCCAAGAGcctaaaaggaagaagaggaaaggaacatGAACAGACACCAGACAGCTCTAGACATGCAGGTTCCCATGACACTAAGGGAGCCAATTTTGGGCACTCTGACTCAGGATCTCACCACTATCAACCATCCACTCAAACACACAGATCCAGACAATCACCATCGAGACAAGGAAAATCATCATCTGAATTTAGGTCAGTGAAAAACTGGGAATCCAGAATAAATCAGGACAGTGACAGCGAAGGACACACGGAAGAATCGGAGAGACAATATGGATCTGGCCCAGGAAACCAAGGAGAATCTGCACATGGCCATGCAGGAAACAACTATAGACACTCTGAGTCTCATGGAGGGCAGAGAAAAAATCATGGACACTCAGAGTCTACCCATACACAGTCAGACTCTGGTACAAGAAGAAGACAAGGATCAACTCAAGGAAACTCTACACACACCTCTAGACAATCAGACTCTCCTAATAGAGAGAATTCTTCTTGGGAAAAAACTGACTCATTCCATAGGCACTCAAAATcaagcagaagaggaagacaagaaaacaaCCAGAGGCAACCAGGAGATGGATTCACACATTCAGAAACTGGACATAGAAAACAATATTCCGGGTTAAGGGCAGGGACACAAAGGGGATCCAGTACAGAACACACCAGTGACAATGAAGGACATGTGGTGGATACAAACACAGATTTCGAAAAACATCAAAGAAACTCTGGATTAACATCAGGAAAAGAGCAGAGGCCTGAACAGAACGAGGTGGCTGACAGATCCAGACAACCTCAGTTACATCACAAGAAAACCATCAAAAAGAGGCAGTCCAAATCGACAGAACGAGACTCAGTATCGACCACTACAGAGAGACAAGGGCGCCACCATCAGCAGTCACAGGACAGCGCCAGACACTCGCGAGCTGGACGTGGATCTGGTAACAGCAAACACCGGGAATCCAGCGTCAGTCAGGCCAGCGACAGTGAAGGACAGTCACTAGACTCAGAGACTCAGTCAGGGTCAGTCCAGGAACGGCCCAGGTCCAGTCAGAGGAGACAACGTGGCAGCAGTGCACACGGCAGTTCTGAGCACTCAGCATCTTATTTCTACCAGAGAGCCCCCCAAGAACACTTTGATTCTGCCCACAGACAGTCCCAATCCAGTACCAGGGGGAGACAGGGACCCCGCCATGACCAGGCCCATGACAGCTCTAGGCACTCAGGCTCCCGTGAGGGTCAGGCAGCCGATTTTGGACATTCTGAGTCAGGATCTCGCCACCAGCAATCATCCACTCGGGCACAGGGATCCAGGCCATCGCAGTCCGGGCAGGGACAATCGTCATCTGAATTCAGGCCAGTCAGCAACCGGGGGTCCAGCATTAGTCAGGACAGTGACAGTGAAGGACACACAGAAGACTCTGAGAGACAGTATGGATCTGGCTCAGGAAACCAACAGGGATCTGCCCGTGGCCATGCAGGAGACAGCGCTAGACACTCTGAGTctcaacagaggcagagaagcaatCATGGACAGTCTCAGTCTGGTCACGGACAGTCAGACACCGGTACTGGGAGAAGACAAGGATCTAGTCATGGGCACTCTCTAGATACCTCTAGACTTCCAGGGTCCCATCGTGCAGGGTCACCCTCCCGGGGACACGCTGACTCCGTCCATGGCCGGTCAAGATCGAGCACAGGAGGAAGACGAGAAACCCAGCATGAGCAGTCAACAGACAGATCCGGACGCTCAGGCTCCGAACACGGACAATGGTCCTCCGGACCCAGGACAAGCAGACATCAGGAATCCAGCCTGAGTGAAGGACATTCAGAAGATTCAGGTAGAGAATTCTCAACGACCCGTGGAGATTCTGGGTCCGGTTCAAGAAACCAACGTGGGTCTACCCATGGTCAGTCAACTGACAGATCCACACAGGGCGGGTCACGTCAAGGGCAGACAGGCACTCACAGGCAGTCTGACCCTGCCCACCGAGACTCGGGATCCAGCACTAGGGAAAGACAAGGAAGCCACCACGAGCGGTCAGGAGACAGAGCCAGACACGCAGGGTCACGCCAAGGACAGCAGGCCACCCGTGGGCAGCCTGACTCTGCCCACCGAGACTCGGGATCCAGTACTAGGGAAAGACAAGGAAGCCGCCACGAGCAGTCAGGAGACAGAGCCAGACACGCAGGGTCACGCCAAGGACAGCAGGCCACCCGTGGGCAGCCTGACTCTGCCCACCGAGACTCGGGATCCAGCACTAGGGAAAGACAAGGAAGCCGCCACGAGCAGTCAGGAGACAGAGCCAGACACGCAGGGTCACGCCAAGGACAACAGGCCACCGGTGGGCAGCCTGACTCTGCCCATCTAGAATCAGATCTCAGCACCATAGACAGACAAGGGCGCCACCACGAGCAGTCACAGGACAGCGCCAGACACTCGCGAGCTGGACGTGGATCTGGTAACAGCAAACACCGGGAATCCAGCGTCAGTCAGGCCAGCGACAGTGAAGGACAGTCACTAGACTCAGAGACTCAGTCAGGGTCAGTCCAGGAACGGCCCAGGTCCAGTCAGAGGAGACAACGTGGCAGCAGTGCACACGGCAGTTCTGAGCACTCAGCATCTTATTTCTACCAGAGAGCCCCCCAAGAACACTTTGATTCTGCCCACAGACAGTCCCAATCCAGTACCAGGGGGAGACAGGGACCCCGCCATGACCAGGCCCATGACAGCTCTAGGCACTCAGGCTCCCGTGAGGGTCAGGCAGCCGATTTTGGACATTCTGAGTCAGGATCTCGCCACCAGCAATCATCCACTCGGGCACAGGGATCCAGGCCATCGCAGTCCGGGCAGGGACAATCGTCATCTGAATTCAGGCCAGTCAGCAACCGGGGGTCCAGCATTAGTCAGGACAGTGACAGTGAAGGACACACAGAAGACTCTGAGAGACAGTATGGATCTGGCTCAGGAAACCAACAGGGATCTGCCCGTGGCCATGCAGGAGACAGCGCTAGACACTCTGAGTctcaacagaggcagagaagcaatCATGGACAGTCTCAGTCTGGTCACGGACAGTCAGACACCGGTACTGGGAGAAGACAAGGATCTAGTCATGGGCACTCTCTAGATACCTCTAGACTTCCAGGGTCCCATCGTGCAGGGTCACCCTCCCGGGGACACGCTGACTCCGTCCATGGCCGGTCAAGATCGAGCACAGGAGGAAGACGAGAAACCCAGCATGAGCAGTCAACAGACAGATCCGGACGCTCAGGCTCCGAACACGGACAATGGTCCTCCGGACCCAGGACAAGCAGACATCAGGAATCCAGCCTGAGTGAAGGACATTCAGAAGATTCAGGTAGAGAATTCTCAACGACCCGTGGAGATTCTGGGTCCGGTTCAAGAAACCAACGTGGGTCTACCCATGGTCAGTCAACTGACAGATCCACACAGGGCGGGTCACGTCAAGGGCAGACAGGCACTCACAGGCAGTCTGACCCTGCCCACCGAGACTCGGGATCCAGCACTAGGGAAAGACAAGGAAGCCACCACGAGCGGTCAGGAGACAGAGCCAGACACGCAGGGTCACGCCAAGGACAACAGGCCACCCGTGGGCAGCCTGACTCTGCCCACCGAGACTCGGGATCCAGTACTAGGGAAAGACAAGGAAGCCGCCACGAGCAGTCAGGAGACAGAGCCAGACACGCAGGGTCACGCCAAGGACAGCAGGCCACCCGTGGGCAGCCTGACTCTGCCCACCGAGACTCGGGATCCAGCACTAGGGAAAGACAAGGAAGCCGCCACGAGCAGTCAGGAGACAGAGCCAGACACACAGGGTCACGCCAAGGACAACAGGCCACCGGTGGGCAGCCTGACTCTGCCCATCTAGAATCAGATCTCAGCACCATAGACAGACAAGGGCGCCACCACGAGCAGTCACAGGACAGCGCCAGACACTCGCGAGCTGGACGTGGATCTGGTAACAGCAAACACCGGGAATCCAGCGTCAGTCAGGCCAGCGACAGTGAAGGACAGTCACTAGACTCAGAGACTCAGTCAGGGTCAGTCCAGGAACGGCCCAGGTCCAGTCAGAGGAGACAACGTGGCAGCAGTGCACACGGCAGTTCTGAGCACTCAGCATCTTATTTCTACCAGAGAGCCCCCCAAGAACACTTTGATTCTGCCCACAGACAGTCCCAATCCAGTACCAGGGGGAGACAGGGACCCCGCCATGACCAGGCCCATGACAGCTCTAGGCACTCAGGCTCCCGTGAGGGTCAGGCAGCCGATTTTGGACATTCTGAGTCAGGATCTCGCCACCAGCAATCATCCACTCGGGCACAGGGATCCAGGCCATCGCAGTCCGGGCAGGGACAATCGTCATCTGAATTCAGGCCAGTCAGCAACCGGGGGTCCAGCATTAGTCAGGACAGTGACAGTGAAGGACACACAGAAGACTCTGAGAGACAGTATGGATCTGGCTCAGGAAACCAACAGGGATCTGCCCGTGGCCATGCAGGAGACAGTGCTAGACACTCTGAGTctcaacagaggcagagaagcaatCATGGACAGTCTCAGTCTGGTCACGGACAGTCAGACACCGGTACTGGGAGAAGACAAGGATCTAGTCATGGGCACTCTCTAGATACCTCTAGACTTCCAGGGTCCCATCGTGCAGGGTCACCCTCCCGGGGACACGCTGACTCCGTCCATGGCCGGTCAAGATCGAGCACAGGAGGAAGACGAGAAACCCAGCATGAGCAGTCAACAGACAGATCCGGACGCTCAGGCTCCGAACACGGACAATGGTCCTCCGGACCCAGGACAAGCAGACATCAGGAATCCAGCCTGAGTGAAGGACATTCAGAAGATTCAGGTAGAGAATTCTCAACGACCCGTGGAGATTCTGGGTCCGGTTCAAGAAACCAACGTGGGTCTACCCATGGTCAGTCAACTGACAGATCCACACAGGGGGGGTCACGTCAAGGGCAGACAGGCACTCACAGGCAGTCTGACCCTGCCCACCGAGACTCGGGATCCAGCACTAGGGAAAGACAAGGAAGCCACCACGAGCGGTCAGGAGACAGAGCCAGACACGCAGGGTCACGCCAAGGACAGCAGGCCACCCGTGGGAAGCCTGACTCTGCCCACCGAGGCTCGGGATCCAGTACTAGGGAAAGACAAGGAAGCCGCCACGAGCAGTCAGGAGACAGAGCCAGACACGCAGGGTCACGCCAAGGACAGCAGGCCACCCGTGGGCAGCCTGACTCTGCCCACCGAGACTCGGGATCCAGCACTAGGGAAAGACAAGGAAGCCGCCACGAGCAGTCAGGAGACAGAGCCAGACACACAGGGTTACGCCAAGGACAACAGGCCACCGGTGGGCAGCCTGACTCTGCCCATCTAGAATCAGATCTCAGCACCATAGACAGACAAGGGCGCCACCACGAGCAGTCACAGGACAGCGCCAGACACTCGCGAGCTGGACGTGGATCTGGTAACAGCAAACACCGGGAATCCAGCGTCAGTCAGGCCAGCGACAGTGAAGGACAGTCACTAGACTCAGAGACTCAGTCAGGGTCAGTCCAGGAACGGCCCAGGTCCAGTCAGAGGAGACAACGTGGCAGCAGTGCACACGGCAGTTCTGAGCACTCAGCATCTTATTTCTACCAGAGAGCCCCCCAAGAACACTTTGATTCTGCCCACAGACAGTCCCAATCCAGTACCAGGGGGAGACAGGGACCCCGCCATGACCAGGCCCATGACAGCTCTAGGCACTCAGGCTCCCGTGAGGGTCAGGCAGCCGATTTTGGACATTCTGAGTCAGGATCTCGCCACCAGCAATCATCCACTCGGGCACAGGGATCCAGGCCATCACAGTCCGGGCAGGGACAATCGTCATCTGAATTCAGGCCAGTCAGCAACCGGGGGTCCAGCATTAGTCAGGACAGTGACAGTGAAGGACACACAGAGGACTCCGAGAGACAGTATGGATCTGGCTCAGGAAACCAACAGGGATCTGCCCGTGGCCATGCAGGAGACAGTGCTAGACACTCTGAGTctcaacagaggcagagaagcaatCATGGACAGTCTCAGTCTGGTCACGGACAGTCAGACACCGGTACTGGGAGAAGACAAGGATCTAGTCATGGGCACTCTCTAGATACCTCTAGACTTCCAGGGTCCCATCGTGCAGGGTCACCCTCCCGGGGACACGCTGACTCCGTCCATGGCCGGTCAAGATCGAGCACAGGAGGAAGACGAGAAACCCAGCATGAGCAGTCAACAGACAGATCCGGACGCTCAGACTCCGAACACGGACAATGGTCCTCCGGACCCAGGACAAGCAGACATCAGGAATCCAGCCTGAGTGAAGGACATTCAGAAGATTCAGGTAGAGAATTCTCAACGACCCGTGGAGATTCTGGGTCCGGTTCAAGAAACCAACGTGGGTCTACCCATGGTCAGTCAACTGACAGATCCACACAGGGGGGGTCACGTCAAGGGCAGACAGGCACTCACAGGCAGTCTGACCCTGCCCACCGAGACTCGGGATCCAGCACTAGGGAAAGACAAGGAAGCCACCACGAGCAGTCAGGAGACAGAGCCAGACACGCAGGGTCACGCCAAGGACAGCAGGCCACCCGTGGGCAGCCTGACTCTGCCCACCGAGACTCGGGATCCAGTACTAGGGAAAGACAAGGAAGCCGCCACGAGCAGTCAGGAGACAGAGCCAGACACGCAGGGTCACGCCAAGGACAGCAGGCCACCCGTGGGCAGCCTGACTCTGCCCACCGAGACTCGGGATCCAGCACTAGGGAAAGACAAGGAAGCCGCCACGAGCAGTCAGGAGACAGAGCCAGACACGCAGGGTCACGCCAAGGACAGCAGGCCACCCGTGGGCAGCCTGACTCTGCCCATCTAGAATCAGATCTCAGCACCATAGACAGACAAGGGCGCCACCACGAGCAGTCACAGGACAGCGCCAGACACTCGGGAGCTGGACGTGGATCTGGTAACAGTAAACACCAGGAATCCAGCATCAGTCAGGCCAGCGACAGTGAAGGACAGTCACTAGACTCAGAGACTCAGTCAGGGTCAGTCCAGGAACGGTCCAGGTCCAGTCAGAGGAGACAACGTGGCAGCAGTGCACACGGCAGTTCTGAGCACTCAGCATCTTATTTCTACCAGAGAGCCCCCCAAGAACACTTTGATTCTGCCCACAGACAGTCCCAATCCAGTACCAGGGGGAGACAGGGACCCCGCCATGACCAGGCCCATGACAGCTCTAGGCACTCAGGCTCCCGTGAGGGTCAGGCAGCCGATTTTGGACATTCTGAGTCAGGATCTCGCCACCAGCAATCGTCCACTCGGGCACAGGGATCTAGGCCATCACAGTCCGGGCAGGGACAATCGTCATCTGAATTCAGGCCAGTCAGCAACCGGGGGTCCAGCATTAGTCAGGACAGTGACAGTGAAGGACACACAGAGGACTCCGAGAGACAGTATGGATCTGGCTCAGGAAACCAACAGGGATCTGCCCGTGGCCATGCAGGAGACAGTGCTAGACACTCTGAGTctcaacagaggcagagaagcaatCATGGACAGTCTCAGTCTGGTCACGGACAGTCAGACACCGGTACTGGGCGAACACAAGGATCTAGTCATGGGCACTCTCTAGATACCTCTAGACATCCAGGGTGTCTTCAGGGTCAGAAAGAAAATCCTGGGCCGTCTGTTTCAGTGTTTGTTCAGCCTCAGAATGGTAGTAGAAGTCATGATTCCAACCATGTGGAATTCAAGGACTTCTGTGAATATTGA